The Cytobacillus sp. NJ13 sequence TTATGGCGAAAGGGGTGTTACCTAAAGACAATCCCCTTAATTTTTATACATTTGGATTTAATGAAAAGGATGAAGTTTTACCAATCATAGAGGAAGCAGATTTATTAATCGTCGTAGGGTATGATTTTGTTGAAAAGCCTCCTGAGGATTGGAATAAAAAGCAGCGTCCTATTTTACATATTGATCCAATTCCAGCCGAAATGGATGAACACTATCCTTTAAAGGGAGAATTGGTAGGTGATTTAAATCTGACCTTACAGGCACTTAATCAACTGGAAATTCCATTTAGACCATGGGTTCCGATAGGGAATTTAAGAGAACGGGTTAAATTAGCTTACCAAATCGATACAGATTCAAAAAAAGATCAATCATTAACGATAGAAAATGTCTTAAAGGTGATTGAAACAATCACACCAGAAAACACCATCATCATTTCTGATGTAGGTGCCCACAAGGTATCTATTGCCCGCACCTACCAACCCAAACAAGCCGGTCAACTCATTATATCAAATGGCTTAGCCTCAATGGGGATTGCCTTGCCAGGTTCCATTGGTGCCAAAATAGCTTGTCCAGATGCTCCGGTTATTTGTATCACCGGAGACGGAGGGGCATTAATGAATATAACCGAATTAGAAACGGCCCAACGATTAGGCCTATCGTTTATCATCATTGTTTTAAATAATGCAGCATTAAAATTAGAGGAACAAATGATGCTGGAAAAATTCAATAGCAGCTTTGGAACTGCTTTTGGCAACCCTGACTTTGTGCAATTAGCCAATAGTTTTGGAGTAAAAGGTGTAAGACCTCATCAATTGGATGAATTTGAACAGACTTTAAAGGAAGCTTTGAAGCTGGCCGATGAAATGACTTTGATAGATGTTCAGATGGGGGGATGAGAGATAAAATTGTCAAAAGAGACAAGGGGACGTCATTCCCCTTAAATAGAATTTAAATAATTATAATTCAAGTAACAAATTCCAAAAACAGTACCATGTTTATTACAAAATCGTCCTTTACCTTTTTGGAGGATTGCTTGAAAAGTGGAGGCGACTGCCCAGGGAGCCGCAACTAGACAAGCTTGTGACCTCGAGGGGGTAGGCGCTGAAGCTAGACATTGCTCAGAAATCAAAGACAGAATTTCTGATAAATAAAAAAGGAACCCCGCAAGGTTCCTTTTTTGGTTCTGCTATTATTTCATTGAAATCCAAACACTCTTAACTTCTGTATAGTTATCCAGAGCGTATGATCCCATTTCACGGCCGATACCGGATTGCTTATAGCCGCCAAATGGAGATGCAGCGTCAAATGCGTTGTAGCAGTTCACCCAAACTGTACCTGCGCGAAGTTTGTTGGCCACATAGTGTGCATTTGCCACATCACGAGTCCAAACGCCTGCAGCTAAACCATATTCACTGTTATTAGCACGGTTAATTAATTCGTCTATGTCATCATAAGGCATGGCTGAAATGACTGGTCCGAAGATTTCTTCCTTCGCAATTGTCATTTCATCACGAACATCAGCAAAAATAGTAGGGGAGACGAAGTAACCTTGCTCTTGCGGCTTGTCACCTCCTGCTACAAGCTGGGCACCTTCGCTTAGGCCTTTTTCAATGTACCCAAGAACGCGGTTTTGCTGCTCAGCAGAAACAAGCGGGCCAATTTCTGTGTCAGCATGAATACCGGCACCTTGTTTAATTTTTTTGGCATGCGAAGCCATGTCAGCTACAACATTATCAAACTGCTTTTTTTGTATGAAAACACGGGAGCCGGCACAGCACACCTGACCCTGGTTGAACATAACACCGTTCAGAGCTCCTGGAATAGCCTTTGATAAATCAGCGTCTGGCAGAATAATATTTGGAGACTTACCGCCAAGCTCAAGCGTAACGCGCTTTAAAGTCTTGGAAGCATTGGACATAATCAGTTTGCCTACTTCAGTAGAACCAGTAAACGCAATTTTATCAACTAATGGATGATCGACAAGCGGCTGGCCAGCTGTTTCTCCGAAACCTGGAACAATATTGACAACCCCTGGAGGGAAGCCGGCTTCATCCATCAGCTCAGCAAGATATAAAGCAGAAAGAGGTGTTTGCTCCGCTGGCTTAAGAACAACCGTACATCCTGTTGCAAGGGCTGCACCCAGCTTCCACATTGCCATAAGGAGAGGGAAGTTCCAAGGGATGATTTGCCCAACCACACCAACTGCCTCATGGCGAGTATAGTTGAAGAATGGCCCGCTGACAGGAATAGTCTGGCCGACAATCTTCGTAGACCAGCCTGCATAGTAGCGCATATGTTCAACAGCCAGAGGAATATCGGCATTAGTTGTTTCACGGATCGGCTTACCATTATCCAATGTCTCAAGC is a genomic window containing:
- a CDS encoding aldehyde dehydrogenase family protein, translating into MSQLTAGLKEKVEKFLSGKKKLYINGEFVESKSQKTFDTYNPATGEVLASVFEAGAEDIDLAVKAARKAFDEGKWSKMSASKRSRLMYKLADLMEENSEELAQLETLDNGKPIRETTNADIPLAVEHMRYYAGWSTKIVGQTIPVSGPFFNYTRHEAVGVVGQIIPWNFPLLMAMWKLGAALATGCTVVLKPAEQTPLSALYLAELMDEAGFPPGVVNIVPGFGETAGQPLVDHPLVDKIAFTGSTEVGKLIMSNASKTLKRVTLELGGKSPNIILPDADLSKAIPGALNGVMFNQGQVCCAGSRVFIQKKQFDNVVADMASHAKKIKQGAGIHADTEIGPLVSAEQQNRVLGYIEKGLSEGAQLVAGGDKPQEQGYFVSPTIFADVRDEMTIAKEEIFGPVISAMPYDDIDELINRANNSEYGLAAGVWTRDVANAHYVANKLRAGTVWVNCYNAFDAASPFGGYKQSGIGREMGSYALDNYTEVKSVWISMK
- a CDS encoding acetolactate synthase large subunit; its protein translation is MKATDLLVQCLENEGVEYIFGIVGKETLDLIDSLSKSKQIQFVNVRHEQGAAFMADVYSRLSKKAGVCTATLGPGATNLLTGISSANLDHSPVVAITGQTGFNRQHQESHQYLDIVKIFEPATKWSVQIKDSKTIPKIIRKAFRLAQMEKPGAVLIEFPEHLAAQMISNHTLPVTPIPRSTPSSQALESACTILGQYQKPLVIAGNGIIRQEAVSEFITFVEKLKSPVIHSFMAKGVLPKDNPLNFYTFGFNEKDEVLPIIEEADLLIVVGYDFVEKPPEDWNKKQRPILHIDPIPAEMDEHYPLKGELVGDLNLTLQALNQLEIPFRPWVPIGNLRERVKLAYQIDTDSKKDQSLTIENVLKVIETITPENTIIISDVGAHKVSIARTYQPKQAGQLIISNGLASMGIALPGSIGAKIACPDAPVICITGDGGALMNITELETAQRLGLSFIIIVLNNAALKLEEQMMLEKFNSSFGTAFGNPDFVQLANSFGVKGVRPHQLDEFEQTLKEALKLADEMTLIDVQMGG